The Crocosphaera subtropica ATCC 51142 genome includes a window with the following:
- a CDS encoding AraC family transcriptional regulator encodes MNPTHLPKQRQQPEDIHVEHLRNPPGEGNYFCQDKHTIFISLSQRPLEYLQIQDGVSYNGLYRPGELLITPANVPLFVQWKGQENCLQIQIKTEFLQNIAQETINGDSNFFQLIPQFQVHDSHIQGITMMLLEECQKEVSNNQLYFDSLANILAVNLIRNHSTTKPILPTYQGGLSPYQLSQVFDYIDAHLDENIKLENLAQLLDISQFHFSRLFKQSIGLSPHQYLIEQRIERAKQLLKQTNQSILDIALNCGFSSHSHLSKQFRQLTGMTPKAYRMN; translated from the coding sequence ATGAACCCGACTCATTTACCAAAACAAAGGCAACAGCCCGAAGACATTCACGTTGAACACCTTCGCAACCCACCCGGAGAAGGTAACTATTTTTGTCAGGATAAACATACTATATTTATCTCCCTCTCCCAACGTCCCCTGGAGTATTTGCAGATTCAGGATGGTGTGAGTTACAACGGGTTATATCGTCCTGGGGAACTATTGATTACCCCTGCTAATGTCCCTTTATTTGTTCAATGGAAAGGTCAAGAAAATTGTTTACAGATTCAAATTAAAACCGAGTTTTTACAGAATATTGCTCAAGAAACCATTAATGGTGATAGTAACTTTTTTCAACTTATTCCTCAATTTCAGGTGCATGATTCCCATATTCAAGGAATTACGATGATGCTGCTTGAAGAATGTCAAAAAGAAGTGTCTAACAATCAACTTTATTTTGACTCTTTAGCTAATATTTTAGCGGTAAATCTTATCCGAAATCATAGCACAACTAAACCTATATTACCAACTTATCAAGGAGGATTATCCCCTTATCAACTCAGCCAAGTTTTTGACTATATTGATGCTCATCTTGACGAAAATATTAAACTAGAAAATTTAGCGCAATTACTTGATATTAGTCAATTTCATTTTAGTCGTTTATTCAAGCAATCTATTGGCTTATCTCCTCATCAATACTTAATCGAGCAACGAATAGAACGGGCTAAACAATTATTAAAGCAAACTAATCAATCTATTCTAGATATTGCTTTAAATTGTGGGTTTAGTAGTCACAGTCATTTGAGTAAACAGTTTCGACAATTAACTGGCATGACTCCTAAAGCTTATCGTATGAATTAG
- a CDS encoding NAD(P)-dependent oxidoreductase, protein MKLVVFGATGNVGQQVVKQALEQGHEVTGFARNPLKLDIKHPKLTLFQGDVMDSARVEQALQGQDIVVCTLGSGKKLSGTVRSQGTQNIILAMKKCGMKRLICQTTLGLGESWGSLNFYWKYIMFGFILRNVFADHQQQEETVQNSGLEWTIIRPAAFIDGVRTGQYRHGFPGTDKTSKLKITPADVADFILKQLVNDFYLYQAPSLSY, encoded by the coding sequence ATGAAACTCGTCGTATTTGGCGCAACTGGCAATGTGGGTCAACAGGTAGTAAAACAAGCACTTGAACAAGGCCATGAGGTAACAGGGTTTGCACGAAACCCCCTCAAACTTGATATTAAGCACCCCAAACTGACGCTATTTCAGGGAGACGTGATGGACAGCGCAAGGGTAGAACAGGCACTACAAGGTCAAGACATAGTGGTGTGTACCTTGGGTTCTGGAAAAAAGTTAAGCGGGACAGTTCGCTCACAAGGCACTCAAAACATTATCCTAGCAATGAAAAAATGTGGGATGAAACGGTTAATCTGTCAAACGACGTTAGGACTGGGTGAGAGTTGGGGAAGTCTCAATTTTTACTGGAAATATATTATGTTTGGATTCATTTTGCGGAATGTGTTTGCAGACCATCAACAACAAGAAGAGACGGTACAAAACAGTGGTTTAGAGTGGACGATTATTCGACCAGCAGCGTTTATAGACGGTGTGCGTACAGGGCAGTATCGGCACGGTTTTCCAGGAACGGATAAGACATCAAAACTGAAAATTACACCGGCTGATGTAGCAGATTTCATTTTGAAGCAATTGGTTAATGATTTCTATCTTTATCAAGCCCCTAGTTTATCTTATTAA
- a CDS encoding P-II family nitrogen regulator yields the protein MKKVEAIIRPFKLDEVKIALVNAGIVGMTISEVRGFGRQKGQTERYRGSEYTVEFLQKLKVEIVVEDHQVEMVIEKLTAAARTGEIGDGKIFVSPVDQVIRIRTGESDLEAI from the coding sequence TTGAAAAAGGTAGAAGCGATTATCCGACCCTTTAAATTAGACGAAGTGAAGATCGCTTTAGTCAATGCGGGAATTGTTGGGATGACAATTTCTGAAGTTCGAGGGTTTGGACGGCAAAAAGGACAAACTGAACGTTATCGCGGTTCCGAATATACCGTAGAATTCCTCCAAAAACTGAAGGTGGAAATTGTTGTTGAGGATCATCAGGTAGAAATGGTTATTGAAAAGCTGACGGCGGCCGCACGCACAGGAGAAATTGGAGATGGCAAGATTTTTGTTTCTCCTGTTGACCAAGTTATCCGCATTCGTACGGGAGAAAGTGATCTCGAAGCGATTTAA
- the rdgB gene encoding RdgB/HAM1 family non-canonical purine NTP pyrophosphatase — MKQKLIVATGNPGKLQEMQEYLIESDWELQLKPPEIDIEETGETFVENACLKASQVAKGLGEWAIADDSGLVVAALNGAPGLYSARYGNTDQERIERLLNELGNNDHRQAQFVCAIAVARPDGSIALQTEGICQGEILTTPQGTDGFGYDPIFYVPRYRQTFAQMTPQLKRDVSHRGQAFALLLPQLKELWSSRQE, encoded by the coding sequence ATGAAGCAAAAATTAATCGTTGCTACTGGTAATCCTGGAAAACTGCAAGAAATGCAAGAGTATTTAATCGAATCAGATTGGGAGTTGCAACTAAAACCACCAGAAATAGACATCGAAGAGACTGGAGAAACTTTTGTTGAGAACGCTTGTCTTAAAGCCTCTCAAGTCGCTAAAGGTTTGGGAGAATGGGCGATCGCCGATGATTCAGGGTTAGTGGTTGCCGCCCTCAACGGTGCGCCCGGACTGTACTCTGCTCGATATGGTAACACTGATCAAGAAAGAATTGAACGCTTATTAAATGAGTTAGGCAATAATGATCATCGGCAAGCTCAATTTGTTTGTGCGATCGCTGTAGCTCGTCCTGATGGTTCCATTGCCCTACAAACGGAAGGTATTTGTCAAGGAGAAATCCTCACAACCCCCCAAGGAACCGACGGTTTTGGCTATGATCCTATCTTTTATGTCCCCCGATACAGGCAAACCTTTGCCCAGATGACACCCCAACTGAAGCGGGATGTATCCCATCGAGGTCAAGCATTTGCCCTTTTGTTACCTCAATTAAAAGAATTATGGTCTTCAAGGCAAGAGTGA
- a CDS encoding ATP-binding protein, whose amino-acid sequence MDFSTDSLVSHEKKKKAIDFEKITNEQSFSDILHHIFWGISSANQQEFFESLVFHLTQVLKIDYAFISQLEGDDAVNTLAGCFRGNKCDNCVYQLSNTPCEIVIKEGKYTCFDNIKKVFTNDILIQKNNIESYIGRALYDQTGKIIGILCVMSCSPLHNAKLLPKIIDIFAISAARELEKKQADQDLDKLNKTLEELVQKRTNQLEIINQNLRREIKRRKNTEFQLIKQENKFKDLVYNIDNGIILVDTEGKIKFANPAALAIFEQPLQSLLEYDFGIPIVSNKPVELEIIKAKNKTGFVEMNVTFTEWEKESVYLVSIREITERKKAEEALIKAKEEADLANQAKTEFLANVSHELRTPMNAILGFAELLKLKLKAQEPPIYEYIETIYNSSNSLLSLINDLLDINQVEAGKIELNYHGFSVRTLLTEIINIFSNQASKQQLQLLVDIQDNVPEFINFDSLRLRQILVNLIGNSLKFTSKGYIKVSLSMQNLYGNYGTLKIEVQDTGIGIKDEDKQQIFEAFIQSQGQDNYRYGGNGLGLFITQKITEFLGGTITLDSEWGEGSTFTLMFADVEIVNSTNVLQQESCEITLNDIETMTILVVDNIPEHCDLIEGYFVGTEHNLMFANQKEIAINFIKSHCVDIILMNLEFDTINNSLEVLKILRRQNKTQYTPVISMTDLPLDMAENHQTLFQGVLKQPIHYSQLVQVLSKISLEKEEPKSNIDFSLTASDYQVITNVFDLLGKLQEIEEDSWNRIRQRMILSELQTFAHDLEHLGQTYNCPILMNYSEILANYLSILDIEQLSNTLEKFPQIRVSLLDYSNCVNRDWNSQP is encoded by the coding sequence ATGGATTTTTCTACTGATTCCCTCGTTTCCCATGAAAAAAAAAAGAAAGCGATTGATTTTGAAAAAATAACGAATGAGCAAAGTTTCTCTGATATTTTACACCATATTTTTTGGGGGATTTCTTCAGCTAATCAACAAGAATTTTTTGAATCATTAGTTTTCCATTTAACCCAAGTTTTGAAAATTGACTATGCTTTTATCAGTCAATTAGAAGGTGATGATGCGGTAAACACATTGGCGGGTTGTTTTAGGGGTAACAAATGTGATAATTGCGTTTATCAATTAAGCAATACTCCTTGTGAAATTGTTATCAAAGAAGGCAAGTACACTTGTTTTGATAATATAAAAAAAGTTTTTACTAATGATATTTTGATTCAAAAAAATAATATTGAAAGTTATATAGGCAGAGCTTTATATGATCAAACAGGTAAAATTATAGGTATCCTTTGTGTTATGAGTTGCTCTCCTCTACACAATGCTAAGTTATTACCCAAAATCATAGATATTTTTGCTATCAGTGCTGCTAGAGAACTAGAAAAAAAACAAGCTGATCAAGACCTTGATAAACTCAATAAAACCTTAGAAGAATTAGTACAAAAAAGAACCAATCAACTCGAAATAATTAATCAAAATTTACGTCGAGAAATTAAACGAAGGAAAAACACTGAATTCCAATTAATTAAACAAGAAAATAAATTTAAAGACCTCGTTTATAATATTGATAATGGAATTATTCTTGTTGATACAGAAGGAAAAATTAAATTTGCTAATCCTGCTGCTTTAGCTATTTTTGAACAACCCTTACAGAGTTTATTAGAATATGATTTTGGTATTCCTATTGTTAGTAATAAACCCGTGGAATTAGAAATTATTAAAGCTAAAAATAAAACAGGTTTTGTCGAAATGAATGTTACTTTCACTGAATGGGAAAAAGAATCAGTTTATTTGGTTTCTATTAGGGAAATTACTGAAAGAAAAAAAGCAGAAGAAGCACTGATAAAAGCTAAAGAAGAAGCTGACTTAGCTAACCAAGCCAAGACAGAGTTTTTGGCAAATGTCAGTCATGAACTTCGCACGCCGATGAATGCAATCTTAGGATTTGCTGAATTACTCAAATTAAAATTAAAAGCTCAAGAACCTCCTATCTATGAGTATATTGAGACTATTTATAATAGTAGCAATTCTCTGTTATCGTTGATTAACGATTTACTAGATATCAATCAAGTTGAAGCAGGAAAAATAGAATTAAATTATCATGGGTTTTCAGTTAGGACATTGCTGACAGAAATCATCAATATTTTTTCCAATCAAGCATCTAAACAACAATTACAATTATTGGTAGATATTCAGGATAATGTTCCAGAATTTATTAATTTTGATTCTCTACGATTACGTCAAATTTTAGTTAATCTCATTGGTAATTCCCTCAAGTTTACTAGCAAAGGTTACATTAAAGTTAGTCTTAGTATGCAGAATTTATATGGTAATTATGGTACTTTGAAAATTGAAGTACAAGATACAGGAATTGGGATTAAAGACGAAGATAAGCAGCAAATTTTTGAAGCTTTTATCCAAAGTCAAGGACAAGATAATTATCGCTATGGAGGGAACGGTTTAGGTTTATTTATTACTCAGAAAATTACAGAATTTTTAGGGGGAACCATCACCTTAGACAGTGAATGGGGAGAAGGCTCGACTTTTACTCTAATGTTTGCTGATGTGGAAATCGTTAATTCAACGAACGTTTTACAGCAGGAATCCTGTGAAATAACCCTTAATGATATTGAAACCATGACCATTTTAGTAGTTGATAATATTCCTGAGCATTGTGATTTAATTGAAGGATATTTTGTCGGAACTGAACATAATTTGATGTTTGCAAATCAGAAAGAAATAGCCATTAATTTTATAAAAAGTCATTGCGTTGATATTATACTTATGAACTTGGAATTTGATACTATTAATAATAGTTTAGAAGTCTTAAAAATTTTAAGAAGACAAAATAAAACACAATATACTCCTGTCATTTCAATGACGGATCTTCCTCTAGATATGGCTGAGAATCATCAAACTCTTTTTCAAGGAGTTCTCAAACAACCCATCCACTACTCTCAGCTTGTACAAGTTCTCAGTAAGATTTCGTTAGAAAAAGAAGAACCAAAAAGTAATATAGACTTTTCTCTAACAGCATCAGATTATCAAGTGATCACTAATGTATTTGATTTATTAGGAAAACTCCAAGAAATAGAAGAAGATTCCTGGAACCGAATTCGCCAAAGAATGATTCTATCAGAACTACAAACATTTGCTCATGATCTCGAACATTTAGGACAGACTTATAATTGTCCAATCCTCATGAACTATAGCGAAATTTTAGCCAATTATCTTAGTATCTTAGATATTGAACAGTTATCTAACACCTTAGAAAAGTTTCCGCAAATCAGAGTGAGTTTACTAGATTATTCTAATTGTGTAAATAGAGATTGGAACTCTCAACCCTAA
- a CDS encoding YceD family protein has translation MQAIYIPHLLQAPNRTQTLVLDDFIPELETLTPFRGKMMIRHGGTFLEVGIKGETIVTLTCDRCLQQYNRRLSLDTSEIIWLDKDADLGDNYPQEREVAWEDLSESLSPQGHFDPQSWLYEQLSLTIPLRQLCGKDCQPPTAKTNDHEPIIDSRWSGLEALKRQLPQ, from the coding sequence ATGCAAGCAATTTATATTCCCCATTTACTACAGGCTCCCAATCGTACCCAAACCCTTGTACTTGATGATTTTATCCCTGAACTTGAAACTTTAACCCCCTTTCGAGGAAAAATGATGATCCGTCATGGCGGAACTTTTTTGGAAGTGGGTATTAAAGGAGAAACCATTGTTACTTTAACTTGCGATCGCTGTTTACAACAGTATAATCGTCGTCTGAGTTTAGATACCTCGGAAATTATTTGGTTAGATAAAGATGCAGATTTAGGGGATAACTATCCCCAAGAAAGAGAAGTTGCTTGGGAAGATTTATCAGAAAGTTTATCCCCCCAAGGTCATTTTGATCCTCAAAGTTGGCTGTACGAACAATTATCTTTAACCATTCCATTAAGACAACTATGCGGTAAAGATTGTCAACCCCCAACTGCAAAAACTAATGATCATGAACCGATTATTGACAGTCGTTGGTCGGGTTTAGAAGCCTTAAAACGGCAATTACCACAGTAA
- a CDS encoding aspartoacylase, translating to MVKKIEKVALFGGTHGNELTGIYLIKKFLKNPHLLERETVKVFPFLSNPKAIKLSVRYTEIDLNRCFASEDIENLDNILYEQLLAKTIHQKLRNNQINFLVDIHSTTSAMGLTIILSDKNDFHLQLCSYLSLIYPELKVLYYASTDTNKLLRSNTELGLSIEIGSIPQGVLKAELFIKTEQLIYSLLDYLDKYNQNQIEPKSHNLVIYEVFEKIDYPRNGEEITAMIHPNLQSKDYHPINFGDPLFITFNGEIITYQGDSIVYPVFINEAAYYEKSIAMCLTRKQEITVTFNPIQS from the coding sequence ATGGTCAAAAAAATTGAAAAAGTTGCTCTTTTTGGTGGTACTCATGGCAACGAATTGACAGGAATTTATTTAATTAAAAAGTTCCTCAAGAATCCCCATTTACTTGAACGAGAAACCGTGAAAGTCTTTCCATTTTTATCTAATCCCAAAGCAATAAAATTGAGTGTTAGATATACAGAAATTGATCTTAATCGATGTTTTGCTTCAGAAGATATAGAAAATTTAGATAATATTTTATATGAGCAACTTTTGGCTAAAACGATTCATCAAAAGCTGAGAAATAATCAGATTAATTTTTTGGTTGATATTCATAGTACAACTTCTGCTATGGGATTAACGATTATTCTTTCTGATAAAAATGATTTTCATTTACAATTATGTAGTTATTTAAGTTTAATTTATCCTGAACTTAAGGTTTTATACTATGCTTCAACCGACACCAATAAGTTATTACGAAGTAATACAGAATTAGGGTTAAGTATTGAAATAGGATCAATTCCTCAAGGGGTTTTAAAAGCAGAATTGTTTATAAAAACTGAACAACTTATTTATAGTTTATTAGATTATTTGGATAAATATAATCAAAATCAAATTGAGCCAAAAAGTCATAATTTAGTAATTTATGAAGTCTTTGAAAAAATTGATTATCCCAGAAATGGAGAAGAAATAACAGCAATGATTCATCCTAATTTACAATCAAAAGATTATCACCCGATTAATTTTGGTGATCCTTTATTTATTACTTTTAACGGAGAAATAATTACTTATCAAGGAGATAGTATAGTTTATCCTGTGTTTATTAATGAAGCAGCTTATTATGAAAAAAGTATCGCTATGTGTTTAACAAGAAAACAAGAAATTACTGTAACATTTAATCCAATTCAATCATAA
- a CDS encoding biotin--[acetyl-CoA-carboxylase] ligase: MRLDHRKINADLKQPSYPLHIFDTVTSTNQVVWDLLAGGNPFPVIVIASQQTAGRGQWGRTWVSSPGGLYLSIGLNINLEAKNAPHLTLLSAWGIAQSLRRYRLPVQLKWPNDLILEGRKLGGIKSETRIHNKMITHSVIGVGINWSNQVPDPGIPLQSYPNPHDIDSLETLSAITINGVFEGYESYLKEGIENLMRNYIDILDSVGRKVMIEGITGTIIGVSTQGELKVSLQSPGSKTTLKLPPGSLSLGYPQGESTP, translated from the coding sequence ATGAGACTTGATCATAGAAAAATTAACGCTGATTTAAAACAGCCATCCTATCCTCTGCATATTTTTGATACTGTTACGTCGACCAATCAAGTGGTTTGGGACTTGTTAGCAGGAGGAAACCCTTTTCCTGTCATTGTTATAGCTTCTCAACAAACCGCAGGACGAGGACAATGGGGAAGAACCTGGGTTTCTTCCCCAGGGGGACTTTATCTCTCTATTGGGTTAAACATAAACCTTGAGGCTAAAAATGCTCCTCATTTAACCCTTTTGAGTGCTTGGGGGATCGCCCAAAGCTTACGCCGTTATAGACTCCCAGTCCAATTAAAATGGCCCAACGATTTAATTTTAGAAGGACGCAAGTTAGGGGGAATTAAAAGCGAAACCCGCATTCACAACAAGATGATTACCCACAGTGTCATTGGTGTAGGAATTAATTGGTCTAATCAAGTCCCCGATCCTGGGATTCCCCTTCAATCTTATCCTAACCCCCATGACATTGACAGTTTAGAAACCTTGTCCGCTATCACCATTAATGGAGTCTTCGAGGGTTATGAGTCTTATCTAAAAGAGGGAATTGAGAATTTAATGAGAAATTATATAGATATATTGGATAGTGTTGGGCGTAAAGTTATGATTGAAGGTATAACAGGAACTATCATCGGTGTTAGCACTCAGGGAGAATTAAAGGTTTCTTTGCAATCTCCAGGGTCAAAAACTACCCTAAAACTACCACCAGGAAGCCTATCCCTTGGTTATCCACAAGGGGAGTCAACACCCTAG
- a CDS encoding DUF1772 domain-containing protein: protein MLTDLILPIALSMATLFCSLVAGFLFAFVLVVMPGIQRLNDREFIRAFQVIDGIIQNNQPIFVLVWVGSVVFLIASAVLGIGQLNEFVPLLIICALVYIFGVQLPTFMINVPLNNKLQTWNVINMNETTLKTARLNFEIPWNRWNTIRTFFACLTSTLLIILLLEI from the coding sequence ATGTTAACAGACTTAATCTTACCCATTGCCTTGAGTATGGCTACCCTTTTCTGTTCTTTGGTGGCTGGATTTTTGTTTGCTTTTGTGTTAGTAGTTATGCCTGGAATACAACGTTTAAACGACCGAGAATTTATCCGTGCTTTTCAGGTAATAGATGGCATTATTCAGAACAATCAGCCAATTTTTGTCCTTGTTTGGGTTGGTTCAGTGGTATTTTTAATCGCTTCTGCTGTGCTTGGTATTGGGCAATTGAACGAATTTGTCCCTCTGCTGATTATCTGTGCGTTGGTTTACATTTTTGGGGTTCAATTACCGACTTTCATGATTAATGTTCCCTTGAATAATAAACTACAAACTTGGAATGTTATCAATATGAATGAAACCACATTAAAAACAGCACGTTTAAACTTTGAAATCCCTTGGAATCGATGGAATACAATCAGGACATTTTTTGCCTGTTTGACATCTACCTTGTTAATCATTCTACTATTAGAAATTTGA